The genomic window AGGGGCAGACGCAGGAAGCGCAGAGGCTTGCCCTCGGCGTCCTTCCAGACCGAGGAATCGGCCGATTCGTCGCGGTTGTCGCCGAGCACGAAGAAGCTCTTTTCGGGCACCACCAGGGGGGCGAGACTGTCCCCCTCCAGGCTTTCATCCGCCCGGGAATGAACGGCATAGGGCTCATCCAGCTCTTTTCCGTTTATAAAAACTACCTTTTTCCTCATTTCGACGGTCTCGCCGGGGAGGGCGACCACGCGCTTGAGCAGGTCCGGGCCGCCCACCGGGCTGCGGAAGGACAGGACATCTCCCCGGCGCGGGGCCCGCATCCGCAAGGTGACCTTGTCCAGGATCAGCAAGGTGCCGGTCTTGAGGGCCGGCTCCATGGAGGGACTGGCCACGTACACCGGCTCCGCCACCCAGGTCCGGACCGGGAGCACGACCGCCAGGGCGATCGCGAACAGCTTCAGAAGTCGCGCTATCTCCATCGCTCTTAAGGATACCCGGTAAAGAAGGCGGCGTCCAGTCTCGCTCGGTTGACACCGTCGCGGGCGTTTGGCTATAATTTCGGTCCCGCCATCCGTTGGTCTTTCCCTCGGCTCGGCTGCGACGCG from Elusimicrobiota bacterium includes these protein-coding regions:
- the lepB gene encoding signal peptidase I, coding for MEIARLLKLFAIALAVVLPVRTWVAEPVYVASPSMEPALKTGTLLILDKVTLRMRAPRRGDVLSFRSPVGGPDLLKRVVALPGETVEMRKKVVFINGKELDEPYAVHSRADESLEGDSLAPLVVPEKSFFVLGDNRDESADSSVWKDAEGKPLRFLRLPLIQGIVRRLPWA